From one Lemur catta isolate mLemCat1 chromosome 5, mLemCat1.pri, whole genome shotgun sequence genomic stretch:
- the SORBS2 gene encoding sorbin and SH3 domain-containing protein 2 isoform X13, which yields MRATTPLQTVDRPKDWYKTMFKQIHMVHKPDDDTDMYNTPYAYNAGLYNPPYGAQSHPAAKTQTYRPLSKSHSDNGTNAFKDASSPVPPPHVPPPVPPFRPRDRSSTEKHDWDPPDRKVDTRKFRSEPRSIFEYEPGKSSILQHERPPPLPTSPTPIPREPGRKPLSIPRLGAAPGSPCPPPRSGAPSPGPRAPAVSPIRPPKKALDYVQDHSSGVSNEASLYQSSIDRSLERPASSASMASDFRKRRKSEPAVGPPRGLGDQSASRRSPGHADLPGSSANLTKPFISSSPSSPSRAKGGDDSKLCPSLCSYSGLNGNPSSELDYCSNYRQHLDVPRDSQRAITFKNGWQMARQNAEIWSSTEETVPPKIKSRSCDDLLNDDCDSFPDPDPKAKSESMGSLLCEGDPREGCAAPWASPYIPEVRGNGRARLRRRPAHNAPGFLKMYKKMHRINRKELMNSEVICSVRSRILQYEEERQRSGLLHGWSQSSTEEVPRDMVPTRISEFEKLIQKSKSMPNLGDEMLSPVTLEPQQNGLCPKRRFSVESLLEEDGQGRHPPQAPRSYTANTLVPIHIEVTSDERPRAHVDFSDSDQDGVVSDHSDYIHVEGSSFCSESDFDHFSFTSSESFYGSSHHHHHQHHRHLFSSCKGRCPASYTRFTTMRKHELARHEGADEPGSREADPGLSKLAFLVSPVPFRRKKNSTPKKQTEKAKCKPSVFEALDSALKDICDQIKAEKRRGSLPDNSILHRLISELLPDIPERTSSLRALRRSPLPQRPHPLPPEGATPGSAPRSECGRTPRGAAFPGADTANDCHPRDREGALQDRESPRSYSSTLPDLGRSAPRERRGTPEKEKLPAKAVYDFKAQTSKELSFKKGDTVYILRKIDQNWYEGEHHGRVGIFPISYVEKLTPPEKAQPARPPPPAQPGEIGEAIAKYNFNADTNVELSLRKGDRVILLKRVDQNWYEGKIPGTNRQGIFPVSYVEVVKKNTKGAEDYPDPPIPHSYSSDRIHSLSSNKPQRPVFTHENIQGGGEPFQALYNYTPRNEDELELRESDVIDVMEKCDDGWFVGTSRRTKFFGTFPGNYVKRL from the exons ATGATGACACTGACATGTATAATACTCCTTATGCATATAATGCAG GTCTGTACAACCCACCCTACGGTGCGCAGTCACACCCTGCCGCCAAGACCCAGACCTACAGACCTCTCTCCAAGAGCCACTCTGACAACGGCACCAACGCCTTTAAGGACGCGTCCTCGCCAGTGCCTCCCCCGCACGTTCCACCTCCAGTCCCACCGTTTCGACCACGAGATCGGTCTTCAACAGAAAA GCATGACTGGGATCCTCCAGACAGAAAAGTGGACACAAGAAAATTCCGGTCTGAGCCGAGGAGTATTTTTGAATACGAACCGGGCAAGTCATCAATTCTGCAGCATGAAAGACCA CCCCCTCTCCCAACATCTCCGACACCCATCCCAAGGGAACCCGGCCGGAAGCCTCTTTCAATTCCCCGACTCGGAGCGGCCCCCGGCAGCCCCTGCCCTCCGCCCCGGAGCGGCGCCCCCTCGCCAGGCCCGCGCGCCCCGGCTGTCTCTCCCATCAGG CCTCCTAAAAAGGCTCTGGACTATGTTCAAGATCATTCTTCTGGTGTTTCCAATGAG GCCTCCTTGTATCAGTCCTCTATAGACAGAAGCCTGGAAAGACCCGCTAG TTCTGCAAGCATGGCCAGCGACTTTAGGAAACGGAGGAAGAGCGAGCCGGCAGTGGGTCCCCCGAGGGGCTTGGGAGATCAAAGTGCAAGCAGGAGGAGCCCAGGCCATGCGGACCTCCCAGGATCAAGCGCCAACCTTACAAAGCCTTTCATTagttcttctccttcttccccctcGAGAGCAAAAG GTGGGGATGATAGCAAACTGTGTCCATCCCTTTGCAGTTACTCAGGGCTCAACGGCAACCCCTCCAGTGAGTTAGATTACTGTAGCAATTACAGACAGCACTTGGACGTCCCGCGGGACTCGCAAAGGGCCATCACTTTCAAGAATGGCTGGCAAATGGCCCGGCAAAACGCAGAAATCTGGAGCAGCACCGAAGAAACCGTTCCCCCCAAAATCAAATCCCGCAGCTGTGATGATCTCCTGAACGACGACTGCGACAGCTTCCCTGACCCCGACCCGAAAGCCAAGTCGGAGAGCATGGGCTCCCTGTTGTGCGAGGGGGACCCCCGAGAGGGCTGCGCCGCGCCGTGGGCTTCCCCCTACATCCCGGAGGTTCGCGGGAACGGCAGAGCGAGGCTCAGGCGCAGGCCCGCCCACAACGCCCCGGGCTTCCTCAAAATGTACAAGAAGATGCACCGCATCAACCGCAAGGAGCTGATGAACTCGGAGGTGATCTGCTCGGTGAGGTCGCGCATCCTGCAGTACGAGGAGGAGCGGCAGCGCTCGGGCCTGCTGCACGGCTGGAGCCAGTCCTCCACCGAGGAGGTGCCCCGGGACATGGTGCCCACGCGCATTTCCGAGTTCGAAAAGTTGATTCAGAAGTCGAAATCCATGCCGAATTTAGGGGACGAAATGTTATCCCCTGTAACCCTAGAGCCACAACAGAATGGGTTATGTCCCAAGAGGCGCTTTTCCGTCGAGTCTCTGCTGGAGGAAGACGGTCAAGGCAGAcaccctccccaggcccctcgCAGCTACACGGCCAACACCCTGGTGCCCATTCACATCGAGGTCACCAGCGACGAGCGACCGAGAGCGCACGTGGACTTTTCCGACAGCGACCAGGACGGGGTCGTGTCCGACCACAGCGACTACATTCACGTGGAAGGGTCATCCTTCTGCAGCGAGAGTGACTTCGACCACTTTTCCTTCACCTCCTCCGAGAGCTTTTACGGatccagccaccaccaccaccaccagcaccaccggCACCTGTTCAGCTCCTGCAAAGGCAGGTGCCCCGCGTCCTACACGCGCTTCACCACGATGCGGAAACACGAGCTGGCCCGGCACGAGGGCGCCGACGAGCCCGGGAGCCGGGAGGCGGACCCCGGCCTTTCTAAACTCGCTTTTCTAGTCAGCCCCGTGCCTTTCCGGAGGAAAAAAAATTCGACTCCGAAAAAACAGACTGAAAAGGCAAAATGTAAGCCGTCTGTGTTTGAGGCTCTGGACTCCGCCCTCAAAGACATCTGCGACCAGATTAAAGCCGAGAAGAGAAGGGGGAGTCTGCCAGACAACAGCATACTGCACCGCCTGATCAGCGAACTGCTGCCAGACATCCCCGAGAGGACTTCGTCCCTGCGGGCGCTGCGAAGGAGCCCCCTGCCCCAGCGCCCGCACCCGCTGCCCCCCGAAGGCGCTACCCCCGGCTCCGCGCCCCGGAGCGAGTGTGGGAGAACACCTCGCGGCGCCGCCTTCCCGGGCGCGGACACCGCCAACGACTGCCACCCCCGCGACCGCGAGGGGGCGCTCCAAG ACCGTGAGTCCCCAAGAAGTTACTCATCCACCTTGCCTGACTTGGGGAGAAGTGCGCCAAGGGAAAGAAGAGGAACTCCAGAAAAAGAG AAATTGCCTGCAAAAGCTGTTTATGATTTTAAGGCTCAGACATCTAA GGAGTTGTCATTTAAGAAAGGAGACACCGTCTACATCCTCAGGAAAATTGATCAAAATTGGTATGAGGGAGAGCACCATGGAAGAGTGGGCATTTTTCCAATCTCGTATGTAGAG AAACTCACACCGCCTGAAAAAGCCCAGCCTGCGAgaccacctcccccagcccagcctggagaAATCGGAGAAGCTATAGCCAAATATAACTTCAATGCAGACACAAACGTGGAGCTGTCGCTGAGAAAG GGAGATAGAGTTATTCTTCTTAAAAGAGTTGATCAAAATTGGTATGAAGGTAAAATCCCAGGAACCAACAGACAAGGCATCTTCCCAGTTTCCTATGTAGAGGTCGTCAAGAAGAACACAAAAGGTGCTGAGGACTACCCTGACCCTCCCATACCACACAGCTATTCTAGTGACAGAATTCACAGCTTAAGTTCAAACAAG